A window of the Emys orbicularis isolate rEmyOrb1 chromosome 1, rEmyOrb1.hap1, whole genome shotgun sequence genome harbors these coding sequences:
- the LOC135873503 gene encoding olfactory receptor 51G2-like, producing the protein MPTCNKTNISPATFLLAGIPGLEADGPWISIPFCSMYLIAILGNSLILFVIKTQQNLHQPMYLFLSMLSVTDLGLSVSTLPTILSVFMFNTREIGVDVCLTQLFFIHTFSVMESSVLLAMAFDRFVAIRHPLRYASTLTSARIGNIGLAIIIRGSGLHIPAVILLKRLPYSKIQPLSYSYCLHPDVMKMACADTTPSSFYGLFIVLSSLGLDSVLIVLSYIMIFKTVQSITSWQERLKALNTCVSHICATMLFYTPLISLSMIHRFEKKALPQSQILLSYLHLLLPPVLNPIVYSVKNKEIHKRIMKIFQNYSTNRLQWEH; encoded by the coding sequence ACAAAACGAACATCAGTCCAGCAACATTTCTCCTGGCAGGAATTCCAGGGCTGGAAGCTGATGGCCCCTGGATCTCCATCCCTTTTTGTTCCATGTACCTCATTGCAATTTTAGGAAATAGTCTGATTCTGTTTGTGATCAAGACACAGCAGAATCTCCATCAGCCCATGTACTTGTTCCTTTCTATGTTATCTGTCACCGACCTTGGTTTATCTGTTTCCACCTTGCCAACAATACTCAGTGTCTTCATGTTTAACACCAGAGAAATTGGCGTTGATGTCTGTCTGACCCAACTTTTCTTTATTCACACTTTTTCCGTCATGGAATCCTCTGTACTATTAGCCATGGCATTTGACCGCTTTGTTGCAATACGCCACCCACTGAGATATGCTTCGACTTTAACCAGTGCAAGGATAGGAAACATAGGGCTGGCGATAATAATCAGAGGTAGTGGTCTGCATATCCCTGCTGTCATTCTTCTCAAGAGGTTGCCGTACAGCAAGATCCAACCTCTCTCTTATTCGTATTGTTTGCATCCAGATGTTATGAAGATGGCCTGTGCAGATACTACGCCCAGCAGCTTCTATGGTTTGTTTATCGTCCTTTCTTCTTTGGGATTAGACTCAGTGCTCATAGTTTTGTCTTACATCATGATCTTTAAGACTGTGCAGAGTATCACATCCTGGCAAGAACGTCTCAAGGCTCTGAACACCTGTGTCTCCCACATATGTGCAACCATGCTTTTCTACACCCCGCTGATCAGTTTGTCTATGATTCACAGGTTCGAGAAAAAGGCTCTTCCTCAGAGTCAAATTCTTCTGTCttatctccacctcctcctccccccggtgCTCAATCCCATTGTATACAGCGTAAAAAACAAAGAGATTCATAAACGGATCATGAAGATCTTTCAAAACTATTCTACTAACAGGCTCCAATGGGAGCACTGA